A single region of the Streptomyces sp. NBC_00425 genome encodes:
- a CDS encoding ribbon-helix-helix protein, CopG family translates to MTLRLPDDLDAKLTERARREGRSKRELAVEAIRDAQDRAEPKVDDVLAELMDSDAEILHHLE, encoded by the coding sequence ATGACACTCCGACTCCCCGATGACCTTGACGCGAAGCTCACCGAGCGGGCTCGTCGGGAGGGCCGCAGCAAGCGGGAACTCGCCGTCGAGGCCATCCGTGACGCCCAGGATCGGGCTGAGCCGAAGGTCGATGACGTCCTGGCCGAGCTCATGGACAGCGATGCGGAGATCCTGCACCACCTGGAGTGA
- a CDS encoding ATP-binding protein, with translation MGRQAEIARLLLSVQGRDEQRMLMLLGEAGAGKSRLLAVAVDHAREGGALVLACQGTEAESRQSFASLHQLLLPVLPEAATLADHLRKALETAFGVTPAEGPSDPMLLRVAVLTLLTGVARRQRVLLTVDDVQHFDRDSLDVLGFVMRRLTAADVHVLLAARGQTPPEGVPETLPTMLLGPLTERAAAELVDAQPHVPTGRTRIELLRQAGGNPLAIIELCRAAGSDGGAGVLPGGGLPQTERIQELYAARLRGLPGMTQRLILYAAASQYEDLDTIMAAAGAGPDLWAWASAEEAGLVTVLDGRVVFRHPLARAASYHAAPAYLRQQAHRDLAAALTADPARRAWHLAAACVGHDESVAAALEDTAELAEGLGGFFAAGEALQRSAECSPATADRARRYAKALRAAQNAGDPSWVGELYDKITALTEDRDLLGMAACAAGMALSLFGHQREAFQVLMSALEPNPPGDAMTVLALTSVLNAVASQSGLPEVRQPIAALLRGVRGGSRDTVYAELKTTDAADAVLAATLAGADPTEAAALLQGVRRRPGSRQPSPGIAETTRGLGVGALAWYADESDLCVESLRRAHHALGAYGGMGSAAPSLMPMAATLIDTGRWAEADRHLETTEALAAVHKWRHMQIDIEAFQAILRALRGEPGSTPADRAWTTVALPENRATHARLLRAAGTSALAAGDFEAAFRHFRALFDEDGTALHYFLSPRSIADLAAAAQRTNRQAQARHVLDVVRAATGDRPTIRMTLLMHHAAALTGEAKDAEHHFRLATVNPVGDQWPLARAQARLHYAQWLRRRRRPLDARPLLATALETFTRLGASGLAEEARAELRASGVATAPAAADPLSELTAQQRHIVRLAARGLRNREIAEQLLLSPRTVSSHLYNVYPKLGVSSRNQLRDLFDDL, from the coding sequence GTGGGCCGGCAGGCCGAGATCGCTCGGCTTCTGCTCAGCGTCCAGGGTCGGGACGAACAGCGGATGCTGATGCTGCTCGGCGAGGCCGGCGCGGGCAAGTCGCGGCTGCTCGCGGTCGCCGTCGACCACGCGCGGGAGGGCGGAGCGCTCGTGCTGGCGTGCCAGGGCACGGAGGCGGAGTCCCGGCAGTCCTTCGCCTCCCTGCACCAGTTGCTCCTGCCCGTCCTGCCGGAGGCGGCCACGCTGGCCGACCATCTGCGCAAGGCGCTCGAGACGGCGTTCGGCGTGACCCCTGCGGAGGGTCCGTCCGACCCCATGCTGCTGCGCGTCGCGGTGCTGACGCTGCTGACCGGCGTCGCGCGTCGGCAACGTGTCCTGTTGACGGTCGACGACGTCCAGCACTTCGACCGGGACTCCCTCGACGTACTCGGCTTCGTGATGCGCCGCCTCACCGCCGCCGACGTGCACGTGCTGCTGGCGGCCCGCGGACAGACACCTCCCGAGGGGGTCCCGGAGACCCTGCCCACCATGCTGCTGGGGCCGCTGACCGAACGGGCCGCGGCCGAACTCGTGGACGCCCAGCCGCACGTTCCCACCGGTCGGACGCGGATCGAACTGCTGCGGCAGGCCGGCGGGAACCCGCTGGCCATCATCGAACTGTGCCGCGCCGCGGGGTCGGACGGCGGCGCGGGCGTGCTGCCCGGCGGCGGACTGCCGCAGACCGAGCGCATCCAGGAGCTGTACGCCGCCCGTCTGCGCGGCCTGCCGGGGATGACCCAGCGGCTGATCCTCTACGCGGCGGCGTCGCAGTACGAGGACCTCGACACGATCATGGCGGCCGCGGGCGCCGGGCCGGACCTCTGGGCGTGGGCCTCGGCCGAGGAGGCGGGCCTGGTGACCGTCCTGGACGGGCGGGTGGTGTTCCGTCACCCGCTGGCCCGCGCGGCCTCCTACCACGCGGCGCCTGCCTATCTCCGGCAGCAGGCGCACCGGGACCTGGCGGCCGCCCTCACGGCCGACCCGGCGCGGCGCGCGTGGCACCTGGCCGCCGCCTGCGTCGGTCACGACGAGTCCGTGGCGGCGGCTCTGGAGGACACCGCCGAACTCGCCGAAGGGCTCGGCGGGTTCTTCGCGGCGGGCGAGGCGCTGCAACGGTCCGCCGAGTGCAGTCCCGCGACGGCCGACCGCGCCCGACGTTATGCCAAGGCACTGCGAGCCGCCCAGAACGCCGGCGACCCCTCCTGGGTCGGCGAACTCTACGACAAGATCACCGCGTTGACCGAGGACCGGGACCTGCTGGGCATGGCGGCCTGCGCCGCGGGCATGGCGCTGTCGCTGTTCGGTCACCAGCGCGAGGCCTTCCAGGTGCTGATGAGCGCGCTGGAGCCGAACCCGCCCGGGGACGCCATGACCGTGCTCGCCCTGACCAGCGTGCTGAACGCGGTCGCGTCCCAGTCGGGGCTGCCCGAGGTCAGGCAGCCGATCGCCGCGCTGCTGCGCGGGGTGCGGGGCGGGAGCCGGGACACCGTCTACGCCGAGCTGAAGACGACCGATGCCGCCGACGCGGTGCTGGCCGCGACCCTGGCCGGGGCCGACCCGACCGAGGCGGCCGCGTTGTTGCAGGGCGTCCGCCGGCGGCCGGGCTCGCGACAGCCGTCGCCCGGCATCGCCGAGACGACCCGGGGCCTCGGCGTCGGCGCGCTGGCCTGGTACGCCGACGAGTCCGACCTGTGTGTGGAGTCCCTGCGACGGGCCCACCACGCGCTCGGCGCCTACGGCGGCATGGGCTCCGCCGCGCCCTCGCTCATGCCGATGGCCGCGACGCTGATCGACACCGGACGGTGGGCGGAGGCCGACCGGCATCTGGAGACGACGGAAGCGCTGGCGGCCGTGCACAAGTGGCGGCACATGCAGATCGACATCGAGGCGTTCCAGGCGATCCTGCGGGCTCTGCGGGGAGAGCCCGGGTCCACGCCGGCGGACCGGGCGTGGACGACGGTCGCCCTGCCGGAGAACCGCGCCACCCACGCACGTCTCCTGCGGGCCGCGGGCACGTCCGCCCTGGCGGCCGGGGACTTCGAGGCCGCGTTCCGGCACTTCCGCGCTCTGTTCGACGAGGACGGCACGGCGCTGCACTACTTCCTGTCCCCCCGGTCGATCGCCGATCTCGCCGCGGCCGCCCAGCGGACGAATCGCCAGGCTCAGGCGCGGCACGTCCTCGACGTGGTGCGCGCCGCGACGGGGGACCGTCCGACGATCCGGATGACGCTGCTGATGCATCACGCCGCCGCGCTGACCGGCGAGGCGAAGGACGCCGAACACCACTTCCGGCTCGCCACGGTGAACCCGGTGGGCGATCAGTGGCCGCTCGCCCGGGCCCAGGCCCGGCTGCACTACGCGCAGTGGCTGCGCAGACGGCGGCGGCCCCTGGACGCCCGCCCGCTCCTGGCCACGGCGCTGGAGACGTTCACCCGGCTCGGCGCGTCCGGTCTGGCCGAGGAGGCCCGCGCCGAGTTGCGGGCGAGCGGTGTGGCCACCGCTCCCGCCGCGGCCGATCCGCTGTCCGAACTGACCGCCCAGCAGCGTCACATCGTGAGGCTGGCGGCCCGGGGGCTGCGCAACCGGGAGATAGCGGAGCAGTTGTTGCTCTCCCCGCGCACGGTCAGCTCCCATCTCTACAACGTGTATCCGAAACTGGGGGTCAGCAGCCGCAACCAGTTGCGCGACCTGTTCGACGACCTGTGA
- a CDS encoding alpha/beta hydrolase produces MNAEPAGRRGGRDRPAVVLDPLVQRLVDASAGPPYLHRLGPADGRQALLEMQGHPFEGFGPDAEFRVAPVGPRGLVGFWLFRPKRPAGPLPVVVYLHGGRWMLGDARTHARLAEQLSDRSGAAFVVPEFTRTPEARYPVALEESYALLTAVTRQADELGLDGRRLALAGDCTGATMATALTMLAKRRNGPRIRAQLLYYPMTDPHSATPSRDEFGSGYLLPSEALDWYWGQYTDDSRALAEPTASPMRATAADLAGLPPALIVTAEADVVRDEGEQYARLLRQAGVPVTATRYLGTVHDFVSLSVLRDSPPTVAAIEQGGHFLERLLADRTSVPAEDGPSPY; encoded by the coding sequence TTGAATGCCGAACCCGCAGGACGTCGCGGCGGGCGGGACCGCCCTGCCGTCGTCCTCGACCCCCTCGTGCAGCGACTCGTCGACGCCAGCGCCGGCCCGCCCTATCTGCACCGGCTGGGACCGGCCGACGGCCGGCAGGCCCTGCTGGAGATGCAGGGTCACCCGTTCGAAGGCTTCGGCCCGGACGCCGAGTTCCGGGTGGCGCCGGTGGGTCCCCGCGGGCTCGTCGGGTTCTGGCTGTTCCGGCCGAAGAGGCCGGCGGGCCCGCTTCCCGTCGTCGTGTATCTGCACGGCGGACGGTGGATGCTGGGTGACGCCCGGACCCACGCGCGCCTGGCGGAACAACTGTCGGACCGGAGCGGCGCCGCCTTCGTGGTGCCCGAGTTCACCCGTACCCCGGAGGCCCGGTACCCCGTCGCGCTGGAGGAGTCGTACGCGCTCCTGACCGCGGTGACGCGGCAGGCCGACGAACTGGGTCTGGACGGCCGCAGGCTGGCGCTGGCCGGCGACTGCACGGGCGCGACGATGGCCACGGCGCTCACCATGCTGGCCAAGCGGCGGAACGGCCCCCGCATCCGGGCGCAGTTGCTGTACTACCCGATGACCGATCCGCACTCCGCCACCCCGTCGCGGGACGAGTTCGGTTCCGGCTACCTGCTGCCGAGTGAGGCTCTGGACTGGTACTGGGGTCAGTACACCGACGACTCGCGCGCGCTCGCCGAGCCGACGGCCTCGCCGATGCGAGCGACGGCAGCGGACCTCGCGGGTCTGCCGCCGGCCCTGATCGTGACGGCGGAGGCCGACGTCGTCCGGGACGAAGGCGAGCAGTACGCCCGGCTGCTGCGGCAGGCCGGGGTCCCGGTGACCGCCACCCGCTACCTGGGGACCGTGCACGACTTCGTGTCCCTGAGCGTGCTGCGGGACAGTCCGCCGACGGTGGCGGCGATCGAGCAGGGCGGCCACTTCCTCGAACGGCTTCTCGCCGACCGGACTTCGGTCCCTGCCGAAGACGGACCGTCACCTTACTGA
- a CDS encoding glutamate-1-semialdehyde 2,1-aminomutase: MDTEITEQTTEFLLPRSRAANERLHALIPGGAHTYAKGDDQYPENLAPVISHGQGAHVWDVDGNRYIEYGSGLRSVSLGHAHPRVVEAVRRQIDRGSNFVRPSVVEVEAAERFLATVPTAEMVKFAKNGSDATTAAVRLARAATGRPRVALCADHPFFSTDDWFIGTTPMSAGIPDATNELTVAFPYGDLAATEELLTRHRGEVACLILEPATHSEPPPGYLEGLRDLADRHGCVLVFDEMITGFRWSEAGAQGLYGVVPDLSTFGKALGNGFAVSALAGRRDLMERGGLRHSGDRVFLLSTTHGAETHSLAAAMAVLTTYVEEGVTARLHALGERLAAGVRDAAAGMGVGEHLVVRGRASNLVFATLDEHGRPSQEYRTLFLRRLLAGGVLAPSFVVSSALDDADIDHTVDVVAQACAVYRKALDAGDPTPWMAGRPVKPVFRRQA; the protein is encoded by the coding sequence TTGGACACCGAGATCACCGAGCAGACCACCGAGTTCCTCCTTCCCCGGTCGCGGGCGGCGAACGAGCGGCTGCACGCCCTGATCCCCGGGGGCGCGCACACCTACGCCAAGGGCGACGACCAGTACCCCGAGAACCTGGCCCCGGTCATCAGCCACGGTCAGGGCGCCCATGTGTGGGACGTCGACGGCAACCGGTACATCGAGTACGGCTCCGGCCTGCGCTCGGTCAGCCTCGGCCATGCCCACCCCCGGGTGGTCGAGGCGGTGCGACGGCAGATCGACCGCGGCAGCAACTTCGTCCGGCCCTCCGTCGTGGAGGTCGAGGCCGCGGAACGCTTCCTGGCGACCGTGCCGACCGCCGAGATGGTGAAGTTCGCGAAGAACGGCTCCGACGCCACCACCGCCGCGGTACGCCTCGCCCGCGCCGCCACCGGCCGCCCGCGGGTGGCCCTCTGCGCCGACCACCCGTTCTTCTCCACCGACGACTGGTTCATCGGCACCACACCGATGTCCGCCGGCATTCCGGACGCCACCAACGAACTCACCGTGGCGTTCCCCTACGGCGACCTGGCCGCCACCGAGGAGCTGCTCACCCGGCACCGGGGCGAGGTCGCCTGTCTGATCCTCGAACCCGCCACCCACTCCGAGCCGCCGCCCGGGTACCTCGAGGGTCTTCGCGACCTGGCCGACCGGCACGGCTGCGTCCTGGTCTTCGACGAGATGATCACCGGATTTCGCTGGTCCGAGGCGGGTGCCCAGGGCCTGTACGGCGTCGTCCCCGACCTCTCCACGTTCGGCAAGGCGCTGGGCAACGGGTTCGCCGTCTCCGCGCTGGCCGGCCGCCGCGACCTGATGGAGCGGGGCGGGCTGCGCCACTCGGGCGACCGGGTGTTCCTGCTGTCCACCACGCACGGCGCCGAGACGCACTCCCTGGCCGCCGCTATGGCCGTGCTCACCACCTACGTGGAGGAGGGGGTCACCGCACGGCTGCACGCCCTCGGCGAACGGCTGGCCGCCGGTGTCCGCGACGCCGCGGCCGGCATGGGCGTCGGCGAGCACCTCGTCGTCCGGGGCCGGGCCAGCAACCTGGTCTTCGCCACCCTCGACGAGCACGGGCGGCCGTCGCAGGAGTACCGCACGCTGTTCCTGCGCAGGCTTCTCGCGGGCGGGGTGCTGGCCCCGTCGTTCGTGGTGAGCAGCGCGCTCGACGACGCCGACATCGATCACACCGTCGACGTCGTGGCCCAGGCGTGCGCGGTGTACCGCAAGGCCCTGGACGCCGGTGACCCCACCCCCTGGATGGCGGGACGGCCGGTGAAGCCCGTGTTCCGCCGCCAGGCGTGA
- a CDS encoding ABC transporter ATP-binding protein: protein MSDTGKTARDAHPAPDPVGAPAPAGEGLDSRLLVERGSFRLDVALTAAPGDVVALLGPNGAGKTTALRALAGLVPLTDGHLRLDGVELHGTAPESRPVGVVFQDYLLFPHLTALDNVAFGPRCHGATKAQARARAAKWLERMGLADHAGSKPRRLSGGQAQRVALARALATHPRLLLLDEPLAALDARTRLDVRAQLRHHLAEFEAVAVLVTHDPLDAMVLADHLVVVEDGHIVQQGSPADIARHPRTDYIAHLVGLNLYQGEARGHMVRVDGGPGMTTGITTTEDLTGPVFVAFPPSAVTLHRDRPTGSSARNLWRCEVAGLETHGDQIRADLTGELPLAADLTTVAAAELGLHPGAPVWATVKATQTHAYPA, encoded by the coding sequence ATGAGCGACACCGGCAAGACCGCACGCGACGCGCACCCCGCACCGGACCCGGTCGGTGCACCCGCCCCGGCCGGAGAAGGACTCGACTCCCGGCTGCTGGTCGAGCGCGGCTCCTTCCGCCTCGACGTGGCCCTGACCGCGGCGCCGGGTGACGTCGTCGCGCTCCTCGGCCCCAACGGCGCCGGCAAGACGACCGCGCTGCGCGCCCTCGCCGGCCTCGTCCCGCTGACCGACGGCCACCTCCGCCTGGACGGCGTCGAGTTGCACGGCACAGCGCCGGAGTCCCGCCCGGTCGGCGTCGTCTTCCAGGACTACCTGCTCTTCCCCCACCTCACCGCCCTCGACAACGTGGCCTTCGGGCCGCGCTGCCACGGCGCGACGAAGGCGCAGGCACGCGCCCGGGCCGCGAAGTGGCTGGAGCGCATGGGCCTCGCCGACCACGCCGGGAGCAAGCCCCGCAGGCTCTCCGGCGGCCAGGCGCAACGCGTCGCCCTCGCCCGAGCCCTGGCCACCCACCCGCGTCTGCTGCTCCTCGACGAGCCGCTCGCCGCCCTCGACGCCCGCACCCGCCTCGACGTCCGCGCCCAACTCCGGCACCACCTCGCCGAGTTCGAAGCGGTGGCCGTGCTCGTCACGCACGACCCGCTGGACGCGATGGTCCTGGCCGACCATCTCGTCGTCGTCGAGGACGGCCACATCGTCCAGCAGGGCAGCCCGGCCGACATCGCCCGCCACCCGCGCACCGACTACATCGCCCACCTCGTCGGCCTCAACCTCTACCAGGGCGAGGCCCGAGGCCACATGGTCCGCGTGGACGGCGGCCCCGGGATGACGACCGGGATCACGACCACCGAGGACCTCACCGGCCCGGTCTTCGTCGCCTTCCCGCCCAGCGCGGTCACCCTGCACCGGGACCGCCCCACCGGCTCCAGCGCACGCAACCTCTGGCGGTGCGAGGTCGCCGGCCTGGAGACCCACGGCGACCAGATCCGCGCCGACCTCACCGGCGAACTCCCGCTCGCCGCCGACCTCACGACGGTGGCGGCGGCGGAGCTCGGCCTGCATCCGGGCGCCCCGGTGTGGGCGACGGTCAAGGCGACCCAGACCCACGCGTACCCCGCTTGA
- a CDS encoding AraC family transcriptional regulator, with the protein MPPGDDAGPFVYMPWPAGGDDRHLHLGVNLSDRTVPLRPGSPHVLSPGDLVVLGTVAPVGDLAEEVAFFRVPRFLLDVPEETLGCARVIRVSGSNGLAECVSLLLSALARTSLSRDSAVGRRLGLNTADLVALLLNDVQEAVGAGDPADPAHDLLRRVQTHIQENLADSSMSPDSIARAHHISVRYLHKLFRSSGTTVGAWIRQHRLAACRLELRRHRRSVAVVAQSWGFTSPSHFSRVFRQTYGLSPKQWQNSVL; encoded by the coding sequence ATGCCCCCAGGAGACGACGCCGGCCCCTTCGTGTACATGCCCTGGCCCGCCGGAGGCGACGACAGACATCTGCACCTGGGCGTCAACCTGTCCGACCGGACCGTGCCCCTGCGGCCGGGCTCCCCGCATGTGCTGAGCCCGGGCGACCTCGTCGTCCTCGGCACGGTCGCGCCCGTCGGCGACCTCGCCGAAGAGGTGGCCTTCTTCCGGGTGCCGCGCTTCCTCCTCGACGTACCGGAGGAAACGCTGGGGTGTGCTCGCGTGATCCGGGTGAGCGGCAGTAACGGCTTGGCGGAATGCGTCTCCCTGTTGCTGTCGGCCCTCGCGAGGACATCGCTGTCCCGGGACTCGGCGGTCGGCAGACGACTCGGCCTGAACACCGCCGACCTGGTCGCCCTGCTGCTCAACGACGTCCAGGAGGCCGTCGGCGCGGGCGACCCGGCCGACCCCGCTCACGATCTGTTGCGGCGCGTCCAGACGCACATCCAGGAGAACCTCGCGGACAGCAGCATGTCACCGGATTCGATAGCCCGGGCGCACCACATCTCCGTGCGGTACCTGCACAAGCTCTTCCGGAGCAGCGGCACCACCGTCGGCGCCTGGATCAGACAGCACCGCCTCGCCGCCTGCCGTCTCGAACTGCGCCGACACCGCCGCAGCGTGGCCGTGGTCGCCCAGTCCTGGGGCTTCACCAGCCCCTCCCATTTCAGCCGCGTCTTCCGGCAGACCTACGGCCTGTCGCCGAAGCAGTGGCAGAACTCGGTGCTCTGA
- the modA gene encoding molybdate ABC transporter substrate-binding protein has translation MTRSARRTRRMLQASGACAAALLAVSACSSSDSGSSAKAGSDASASASDKLSGTVTVFAAASLKESFTTLGKEFEKAHPGTKVTFSFGGSDTLAASITAGAPADVFASASPKTMAIVTDKGGAEGTPATFVRNQLEIATLPGNPDKITSLKDLTKSSLKVVLCDKAVPCGAAARKALDASKLKLTPVSYEEDVRSALNKVVLKEADAAVVYRTDVKAAGDKVEGVDFPESAQAVNEYPITLLRGSENAETAKAFIALVRSAEGQKVLTAAGFLQP, from the coding sequence ATGACCCGTTCCGCGCGCCGGACCCGCCGGATGCTGCAGGCGTCCGGCGCATGCGCCGCAGCCCTGCTGGCCGTGAGCGCCTGCTCGTCGTCCGACTCCGGCTCGTCCGCGAAGGCGGGCTCCGACGCGTCGGCCTCCGCCTCGGACAAGCTGTCCGGCACGGTCACGGTCTTCGCCGCCGCCTCGCTGAAGGAGAGCTTCACGACGCTGGGCAAGGAATTCGAGAAGGCCCACCCGGGCACGAAGGTCACCTTCAGCTTCGGCGGCAGCGACACCCTCGCCGCGAGCATCACCGCCGGCGCCCCCGCCGACGTCTTCGCCTCGGCCAGCCCCAAGACGATGGCGATCGTGACGGACAAGGGCGGCGCGGAGGGCACGCCCGCCACCTTCGTCCGAAACCAGTTGGAGATCGCCACCCTGCCCGGCAACCCGGACAAGATCACGTCCCTGAAGGACCTCACGAAGTCCTCGCTGAAGGTCGTGCTGTGCGACAAGGCGGTCCCGTGCGGCGCCGCCGCCCGGAAGGCCCTGGACGCGAGCAAGCTGAAGCTCACTCCGGTCTCCTACGAGGAGGACGTCAGGTCGGCCCTGAACAAGGTGGTCCTGAAGGAGGCCGACGCCGCGGTGGTCTACAGGACCGATGTGAAGGCCGCGGGTGACAAGGTGGAGGGCGTGGACTTCCCCGAGTCGGCGCAGGCCGTCAACGAGTACCCGATCACCCTGCTCAGGGGCTCGGAGAACGCCGAAACCGCCAAGGCGTTCATCGCGCTGGTACGGTCCGCCGAGGGCCAGAAGGTCCTGACCGCGGCCGGGTTCCTCCAGCCGTGA
- the modB gene encoding molybdate ABC transporter permease subunit, with product MTSPPPDKAGAADTLTGGPRGPRRRRVRGAPGGRGVGGSAPLPLLLPALIGLAFLVLPLVALLIRAPWRSMPELLTSTEVWQALQLSLVCATAATAVSLVLGVPLAWLLARVEFPGRGLLRALVTLPLVLPPVVGGVALLMALGRNGVMGRWLDSWFGITLPFTTAGVVVAEAFVAMPFLVISVEGTLRAADPRYEEAATTLGASRFTAFRRVTLPLIAPGIAAGAVLAWARALGEFGATITFAGNFPGRTQTMPLAVYLALQSDPEAAIALSLVLLAVSIAVLAGLRDRWMTAP from the coding sequence GTGACCTCCCCGCCCCCGGACAAGGCCGGCGCCGCGGACACCCTGACCGGTGGCCCGCGCGGCCCGCGGCGCCGCCGCGTCCGCGGAGCCCCGGGGGGACGCGGCGTCGGCGGCAGCGCCCCGCTGCCCCTTCTCCTGCCCGCGCTGATCGGGCTGGCGTTCCTGGTCCTCCCCCTCGTCGCCCTGCTGATCCGGGCCCCCTGGCGGAGCATGCCCGAGCTGCTGACCAGCACCGAGGTGTGGCAGGCGCTCCAACTGTCCCTGGTCTGTGCGACGGCGGCGACCGCGGTGAGCCTGGTGCTCGGGGTGCCGCTGGCCTGGCTGCTGGCACGGGTCGAGTTCCCGGGGCGCGGCCTGCTCAGGGCACTGGTCACCCTTCCGCTGGTGCTGCCGCCGGTGGTGGGCGGCGTGGCGCTGCTGATGGCGCTCGGCCGCAACGGGGTCATGGGCCGGTGGCTGGACTCGTGGTTCGGGATCACCCTGCCGTTCACCACCGCCGGGGTCGTCGTCGCCGAAGCCTTCGTGGCGATGCCGTTCCTCGTCATCAGCGTCGAGGGCACCCTGCGGGCCGCCGACCCGCGCTACGAGGAGGCGGCCACGACGCTCGGCGCGTCGCGGTTCACCGCGTTCCGCCGGGTCACGCTGCCGCTCATCGCCCCCGGCATCGCGGCCGGCGCCGTGCTGGCGTGGGCCCGGGCGCTCGGCGAGTTCGGCGCGACGATCACCTTCGCCGGCAACTTCCCCGGCCGCACCCAGACCATGCCGCTCGCCGTGTACCTGGCGTTGCAGAGCGACCCGGAGGCCGCGATCGCCCTGAGCCTCGTCCTGCTGGCCGTCTCGATCGCGGTGCTGGCCGGGCTGCGTGACCGCTGGATGACCGCTCCATGA
- a CDS encoding phosphatase PAP2 family protein encodes MNGRSAHAALPGSLRSSLGTVAGLAALVVAVLGVLYAGDGEPGRVDRWVVRPTADSVRPPWRTAALALDFLGEPVGAAMLLSAVVTGCLLLRRPRSAVLAVVGAGLTVGTATLLKSLVGRTIHGDDNLSYPSGHTAFATALALVVALLAAGRLGLARTAAASLVLTAALVAGASMGWAQVALGAHYPTDVLGGWCTALAVVPATAWLIDRTADRTADRSAARPSEGSAGPPNDPIAAPPADAGRSDRH; translated from the coding sequence GTGAACGGCCGGTCGGCGCACGCGGCGCTGCCCGGGTCGCTGCGTTCGTCGCTCGGAACGGTCGCGGGGCTCGCCGCGCTGGTGGTCGCCGTCCTCGGGGTGCTGTACGCCGGCGACGGCGAGCCCGGCAGGGTGGACCGGTGGGTCGTCCGGCCCACGGCGGACAGTGTGCGGCCGCCGTGGCGGACCGCCGCTCTGGCCCTGGACTTCCTGGGGGAGCCCGTGGGGGCGGCGATGCTGCTCTCGGCCGTCGTGACGGGCTGCCTGCTGCTTCGGCGTCCTCGCTCGGCAGTGCTCGCCGTCGTCGGCGCCGGCCTGACCGTGGGGACGGCGACGCTGCTCAAATCCCTGGTGGGACGCACCATCCACGGGGACGACAACCTGTCCTACCCGAGCGGGCACACCGCTTTCGCCACCGCGCTCGCCCTGGTGGTGGCGCTGCTCGCGGCCGGCCGGCTCGGCCTCGCCAGGACGGCCGCCGCCTCACTCGTGCTCACCGCGGCGCTGGTCGCCGGCGCGTCCATGGGCTGGGCGCAGGTCGCCCTGGGCGCGCACTACCCGACCGACGTCCTCGGCGGCTGGTGCACCGCGCTGGCGGTGGTGCCGGCGACGGCGTGGCTGATCGACCGGACGGCCGACCGGACGGCCGACCGGTCGGCGGCCCGGCCGTCCGAGGGGTCGGCCGGCCCGCCGAACGACCCGATCGCCGCTCCGCCGGCCGACGCCGGTCGGTCGGATCGTCACTGA
- a CDS encoding Ppx/GppA phosphatase family protein — translation MRQAGVLDVGCHSALLTVVRRRPGTVLEPVFSRKVRLRLHETLDGKGRLDKAGMKSVERAVAEAVAADPRLPGPDVFAFATSVIRDAPNRDEIIARVARATGTRLRVLPGEEEARLAYVAARRWAGPTAGQLLVLDIGGGTVEIAAGTGDQPRVVHSLPLGARRITRDRLPGGSAASRRGLAEVLQHLRRSLEAVPDLPQAERGGRVLACSKTFEQLARLAAAQSRTPRTRRRLTLPQLRTAVSLLADAAPSRRAELPGISRHRAEQSLAGALIAQALMEACGAKSVEVCPWSTREGLLLEHLGMAPAPAGRPRAAG, via the coding sequence ATGCGGCAGGCAGGTGTGCTCGACGTCGGGTGTCACAGCGCTCTGCTGACGGTGGTGCGGCGGCGTCCGGGCACGGTTCTGGAGCCGGTGTTCTCCCGCAAGGTTCGGCTGAGACTGCACGAGACCCTCGACGGCAAGGGGCGTCTGGACAAGGCCGGCATGAAGAGCGTCGAGCGGGCTGTCGCCGAGGCCGTCGCCGCCGATCCGCGTCTGCCCGGGCCGGACGTGTTCGCGTTCGCGACCTCCGTGATCCGGGACGCGCCCAACCGTGACGAGATCATCGCGCGGGTGGCCCGCGCCACCGGCACCCGCCTGCGCGTGCTGCCCGGCGAGGAGGAGGCGCGGCTCGCCTATGTGGCCGCCCGCCGGTGGGCCGGCCCGACGGCCGGGCAGTTGCTGGTCCTGGACATCGGCGGCGGCACCGTGGAGATCGCCGCCGGCACCGGGGACCAACCTCGCGTCGTCCACTCGCTGCCGCTGGGCGCCCGCAGGATCACCCGGGACCGGCTCCCCGGCGGCTCGGCGGCGTCCCGCCGAGGCCTGGCGGAGGTCCTGCAGCACCTCCGCCGGTCGCTGGAAGCCGTCCCCGACCTGCCGCAGGCCGAGCGGGGAGGGCGGGTGCTGGCCTGCTCCAAGACCTTCGAGCAGCTCGCCCGGCTCGCCGCCGCCCAGAGCAGGACACCGCGCACAAGACGGCGGCTGACGCTGCCCCAACTGCGCACGGCCGTCTCCCTGCTGGCCGACGCGGCACCGTCCCGCCGGGCCGAGCTGCCGGGCATCTCCCGGCACCGCGCCGAGCAGTCCCTGGCCGGGGCCCTGATCGCGCAGGCGCTCATGGAGGCCTGCGGGGCCAAGAGCGTCGAGGTCTGCCCCTGGTCCACCCGGGAAGGGCTCCTGCTCGAACACCTCGGCATGGCTCCCGCCCCGGCCGGCCGGCCCCGCGCCGCCGGCTGA